The following are encoded in a window of Candidatus Microthrix parvicella Bio17-1 genomic DNA:
- a CDS encoding YdeI/OmpD-associated family protein produces the protein MATVSPSSSSHPAVWKFEYPMYHAESRGQVRAWLERHHDTARGVWLCSWRTPTGRPRCPYPELVEEAICFGWIDSTAGTLDEERGLQMLTPRKPKSSWTRLNRRRVAEMEAAGLMTEAGRRAVRVARDNGWWSIYDQVEDLIEPDQLREALDANPSARLAWDGFPPSARKMMLWSVVSAAQDSTRRRRIATIVAKAELGRRV, from the coding sequence ATGGCAACCGTGTCGCCGTCGTCATCGAGCCATCCGGCCGTGTGGAAGTTCGAGTATCCGATGTACCACGCCGAATCGCGGGGCCAGGTGCGCGCTTGGTTGGAGCGGCACCACGACACAGCGAGGGGCGTTTGGCTGTGCTCGTGGCGCACGCCGACCGGGAGGCCCAGGTGCCCGTACCCCGAGCTCGTCGAGGAGGCGATCTGTTTCGGCTGGATCGACTCGACGGCCGGCACGCTGGACGAGGAGCGCGGGTTGCAGATGCTCACCCCACGAAAGCCGAAGAGCTCCTGGACCCGGCTGAACCGTCGGCGGGTGGCGGAGATGGAGGCGGCCGGGCTGATGACCGAGGCCGGTCGCCGGGCGGTTCGGGTGGCTCGGGACAACGGCTGGTGGTCGATCTACGACCAGGTGGAGGATCTGATCGAGCCGGACCAGTTGCGTGAGGCGCTCGATGCCAATCCGTCCGCCCGGCTCGCGTGGGACGGATTTCCCCCCAGCGCCCGCAAGATGATGCTGTGGTCGGTGGTCAGCGCCGCTCAGGACTCGACGCGCCGGCGACGGATCGCAACGATCGTCGCCAAGGCCGAACTGGGCCGGCGCGTCTGA
- a CDS encoding flavin monoamine oxidase family protein, with translation MAGFGPSRYPAGTPTCPTWFWPGEQRVARLVDEFGLPVHDQWTTGGALVAADGVVRRIDRPVMPPSYRFTNGAISLVDGLAGRLPSGTVTVDCPVTRVERADDRVTIYTSQGSSTAGAVIAAVPPSLALDTGIIDPGDLEPSVAEAASSIPVWMGGVTKAVAIYPVPFWRQLGLSGTAFGPGQPFGEVHDMSGPDGTPAMLFGFGQAPLADPAEAFVEQLTALFGPKAAEPAQVLVVDWGRQPFTAPTRLGLTSRYDLYGSPHLTTPSWAGRLHWASTETATTAPGHIEGALAAAERTLGALLAP, from the coding sequence GTGGCCGGATTCGGTCCGTCGAGGTACCCGGCGGGCACGCCGACCTGCCCCACCTGGTTTTGGCCCGGCGAGCAACGGGTCGCTCGACTGGTCGACGAGTTCGGTCTCCCGGTTCACGATCAGTGGACCACCGGCGGCGCGCTCGTCGCCGCCGACGGGGTTGTTCGACGCATCGATCGTCCGGTGATGCCGCCGTCCTACCGGTTCACCAACGGCGCCATCTCGCTCGTCGACGGACTGGCGGGCCGACTGCCCTCCGGCACGGTGACGGTCGACTGCCCGGTCACGCGGGTCGAGCGAGCCGACGATCGCGTCACCATCTACACGTCGCAGGGCTCATCTACCGCCGGAGCGGTCATCGCCGCCGTTCCGCCGTCGCTCGCACTGGACACCGGGATCATCGACCCGGGCGATCTCGAGCCGTCGGTCGCCGAAGCAGCGTCGTCGATACCGGTGTGGATGGGCGGCGTCACCAAGGCGGTGGCCATCTATCCCGTGCCGTTCTGGCGCCAGCTCGGGCTGTCCGGAACGGCCTTCGGTCCCGGCCAGCCGTTCGGTGAGGTTCACGACATGAGCGGCCCGGACGGCACACCCGCCATGCTTTTCGGGTTCGGCCAGGCGCCGCTCGCGGATCCAGCCGAGGCGTTCGTCGAACAGCTGACCGCCCTGTTCGGGCCGAAGGCCGCAGAACCGGCACAGGTGCTCGTCGTCGACTGGGGCCGGCAACCGTTCACTGCGCCGACCCGCCTCGGACTCACCAGCCGGTATGACCTGTACGGATCGCCGCACCTCACCACGCCGAGCTGGGCGGGTCGGCTCCACTGGGCGTCGACCGAGACCGCCACCACCGCGCCGGGTCACATCGAGGGGGCCCTCGCCGCCGCCGAGCGAACCCTCGGGGCCCTTCTCGCTCCCTGA
- a CDS encoding anaerobic sulfatase maturase, with product MTFAPAYHVLAKPTGPICNLDCEYCFFLSKEMLYPGDRFRMADELLETYLRQLLESHLTPEVTVAWQGGEPTMMGLDFFKRSVELVEQLRRPHQRISYSIQTNGVLIDESWAGFFKENNVLVGVSVDGPRALHDAYRVDKRGEGSFDRVMAGYEHLRAADVDVNVLCTVNAANQDHPLDVYRFFRDEMGVKFVQFIPVVERTTQTLLPLANLGWSSANKEKRPLYVQQGDLVTERSVAPEAFGRFLTTIFDEWSRMDIGEMYVQHFDAALANWYGEPAGVCVFSETCGSAVALEHNGDVYSCDHFVEPDYLLGNITETPLGELVRSDRQMRFGQDKLDRLPEFCRTCKVRFACHGGCPKNRFTQTPEGEDGLNYLCGGYKVFFDHIDESMRIMCDLLREDRAPSELPDVLAAREAALYKDAKRNEPCPCGSGTKYKKCHGGPVTPAASPVAL from the coding sequence GTGACATTCGCGCCCGCTTATCACGTTCTCGCCAAGCCGACCGGCCCGATCTGCAACCTGGATTGTGAGTACTGCTTCTTCCTGTCGAAGGAGATGCTCTATCCGGGAGACCGGTTCCGAATGGCCGATGAGTTGTTGGAGACCTACCTCCGCCAGCTCCTCGAATCTCACCTGACCCCCGAGGTGACCGTCGCCTGGCAGGGGGGCGAGCCGACCATGATGGGTTTGGACTTCTTCAAGCGATCCGTGGAGCTGGTCGAACAGTTGCGCCGGCCTCACCAGCGGATCAGCTACTCGATCCAGACCAACGGTGTCCTCATCGACGAGAGCTGGGCGGGGTTCTTCAAGGAGAACAACGTGCTCGTCGGCGTGTCGGTCGACGGGCCAAGGGCCCTTCACGACGCGTATCGGGTCGACAAGCGCGGCGAGGGCTCGTTCGACCGGGTCATGGCCGGCTACGAGCATCTCCGGGCGGCCGATGTCGACGTGAACGTTCTGTGCACGGTCAACGCCGCCAACCAGGATCACCCGCTCGACGTCTACCGGTTCTTCCGTGACGAGATGGGGGTCAAGTTTGTGCAGTTCATTCCCGTCGTCGAGCGGACCACCCAAACCCTCCTGCCGCTGGCCAACCTCGGCTGGAGCAGTGCCAACAAGGAGAAACGCCCGCTGTACGTTCAGCAGGGGGACCTGGTCACCGAGCGAAGCGTGGCGCCCGAGGCGTTCGGGCGGTTCCTCACCACCATCTTCGACGAGTGGTCACGCATGGACATCGGCGAGATGTACGTCCAGCACTTCGATGCCGCACTGGCCAACTGGTACGGCGAGCCTGCCGGCGTCTGTGTCTTCTCCGAGACGTGCGGGTCGGCGGTGGCCCTCGAGCACAACGGCGACGTGTACTCGTGCGACCATTTCGTCGAACCGGACTACCTCTTGGGCAACATCACCGAGACGCCGCTGGGCGAGCTGGTCCGGTCAGATCGTCAGATGAGGTTTGGCCAGGACAAGCTCGACAGGCTGCCCGAGTTCTGCCGGACCTGCAAGGTCCGGTTTGCGTGCCACGGCGGCTGCCCCAAGAACCGGTTCACGCAGACACCGGAAGGCGAGGACGGGCTCAACTACCTCTGTGGCGGCTACAAGGTCTTCTTCGACCACATCGACGAGTCGATGCGGATCATGTGCGACCTGCTGCGCGAGGATCGCGCCCCTTCCGAGCTGCCTGACGTACTCGCCGCCCGCGAGGCCGCCCTCTACAAGGACGCAAAGCGCAATGAGCCGTGCCCGTGCGGAAGCGGAACCAAGTACAAGAAGTGCCACGGCGGCCCTGTCACCCCGGCGGCGTCACCCGTCGCACTCTGA
- a CDS encoding ABC transporter ATP-binding protein yields the protein MRPESHASAAPTGRNPEDASADGDVVLRVDHLTKRYCDHTVVDDLTFVASPGRVTGFLGPNGSGKSTAMKVMLDLAAADQGTCTIGGRRYRDLVNPARTVGALLESNAFHPGRSGRNHLMILADATGTAYSRVDEMLEQVGLAHAANRRAGAYSLGMGQRLGLAAALLGEPKVLILDEPGNGLDPQGTRTLRDLLRAHAAGGGTVLVSSHLLGEVEHLVDDVVVINEGRLVAQGALADLQQPASLVRARESDRLAAVLEGEGATTSAHAANTLVVRGMPIDEIGDRAFTNGIALNELSPHGASLEELFLGWTSDLATAEEGLTP from the coding sequence ATGAGACCGGAATCGCACGCATCCGCTGCACCGACGGGACGGAACCCGGAGGACGCTTCGGCCGACGGTGACGTTGTTCTTCGGGTTGATCACCTCACGAAGCGCTACTGCGACCACACGGTGGTCGATGACCTCACCTTCGTGGCGTCGCCCGGCCGGGTGACCGGATTTCTTGGGCCGAACGGCTCCGGAAAGTCCACGGCCATGAAGGTGATGCTCGATCTTGCCGCCGCCGATCAAGGGACGTGCACGATCGGCGGTCGCCGCTACCGCGACCTGGTGAACCCCGCCCGGACCGTCGGGGCGCTGCTCGAGTCCAACGCCTTTCACCCGGGCCGAAGTGGCCGCAACCATCTGATGATTCTGGCCGATGCCACCGGTACCGCTTACTCGCGGGTGGACGAGATGCTCGAACAGGTCGGGCTCGCCCACGCAGCGAACCGACGAGCGGGTGCCTACTCCCTCGGCATGGGTCAGCGCCTCGGCCTTGCCGCTGCGCTTCTCGGTGAGCCGAAGGTGCTTATCCTCGACGAGCCGGGCAACGGGCTCGACCCCCAGGGCACCCGGACGCTGCGCGACCTGCTCCGTGCCCACGCCGCTGGTGGCGGAACGGTGCTGGTGTCGAGCCACCTGCTCGGGGAGGTCGAGCACCTGGTCGACGATGTCGTCGTCATCAACGAGGGCCGATTGGTCGCCCAGGGTGCCCTCGCAGATCTTCAGCAGCCGGCGTCGCTCGTCCGAGCCCGCGAGTCGGATCGTCTGGCCGCAGTGCTCGAGGGCGAGGGCGCCACCACGTCGGCCCACGCAGCCAACACGCTGGTCGTTCGCGGCATGCCGATCGACGAGATCGGCGACCGGGCCTTCACCAACGGCATCGCGCTGAACGAGCTGTCTCCACACGGAGCATCGCTCGAAGAGCTGTTTCTGGGTTGGACCTCCGACCTGGCCACCGCCGAGGAGGGCCTCACGCCATGA
- a CDS encoding ABC transporter permease, which produces MTMRRLVRSEFRKLTSTKMPLAFLGVLLAFAVINAVIVVAGTDMDGSKTFISTAADQQSLVAFAANGFILAALFGAIAVAREYGHHTVIPMFLASPRRHRAVGAQLGAVAVGGAVLSVVGTALTIAAVALALPTTDYGFLVSAGNVLRLLGAAAFAGAAGAVFGAGFGSIVRSVGGAVTGTTIALIIAPPLIVQMANDTASWMPNILANVLAGAGTDVSTPAALAALAAWALVPAAIGLWAVERRDVV; this is translated from the coding sequence ATGACCATGAGACGACTGGTTCGGTCGGAGTTTCGCAAGCTCACCAGTACCAAGATGCCGTTGGCGTTCCTTGGGGTGCTGCTCGCCTTTGCGGTCATCAACGCGGTCATCGTCGTTGCCGGTACCGACATGGACGGTTCCAAAACCTTCATCTCGACCGCTGCCGACCAGCAATCGCTGGTTGCGTTCGCCGCCAACGGCTTCATTCTCGCCGCACTGTTCGGTGCGATCGCCGTCGCCCGCGAATACGGGCATCACACCGTCATTCCGATGTTTCTCGCCTCGCCCCGACGGCACCGGGCGGTCGGGGCGCAACTCGGCGCGGTCGCAGTCGGCGGGGCCGTTCTGAGCGTCGTCGGTACGGCACTGACGATTGCCGCGGTTGCGTTGGCGTTGCCCACCACCGACTACGGCTTTCTCGTGTCGGCCGGGAACGTGCTGCGACTGCTCGGCGCTGCCGCGTTCGCCGGAGCGGCCGGTGCGGTATTTGGCGCCGGGTTTGGTTCGATCGTGCGCTCCGTCGGCGGGGCCGTCACCGGCACCACCATCGCGCTCATCATCGCCCCACCGCTGATCGTGCAGATGGCCAACGACACCGCATCCTGGATGCCCAACATCCTCGCAAACGTGCTCGCCGGCGCCGGAACCGACGTCAGCACACCGGCCGCTCTGGCAGCGCTCGCCGCTTGGGCGCTCGTCCCGGCTGCGATCGGGCTTTGGGCCGTCGAGCGGCGCGACGTCGTCTGA
- a CDS encoding DUF998 domain-containing protein has protein sequence MGTTATVLAIAALVALAAAVAGLVQLHRVAPDVAPMHDPVSDYGAGPHAAWYRAQVILVGLASVAIWFGLRSADLDGDDSTWLLVFAISRLAIAGFATDLPGAERTSTGIIHNLLAATAFGSIAIAASRLGGGLADSPSWVFAGSWFGWLGALVAITAVALAVAWLAPCILRTYFGLVERCWYAAMLAWLLATAVGLLVG, from the coding sequence GTGGGGACGACAGCAACCGTCTTGGCTATCGCCGCGCTGGTAGCGCTTGCCGCAGCCGTCGCCGGCCTGGTCCAACTCCATCGCGTGGCGCCCGACGTGGCACCGATGCATGACCCGGTCAGCGACTACGGCGCCGGCCCGCACGCTGCGTGGTACCGAGCTCAGGTCATCCTCGTCGGGCTCGCGTCCGTCGCCATCTGGTTTGGGCTGCGATCGGCCGATCTCGACGGCGACGACAGCACCTGGCTGCTCGTGTTCGCAATCAGCCGCCTGGCGATCGCCGGGTTCGCGACCGACCTGCCCGGGGCCGAACGGACCAGCACCGGCATCATCCACAATCTGCTCGCCGCCACGGCTTTTGGGTCCATCGCGATCGCAGCCAGCAGACTCGGCGGCGGACTCGCGGACAGTCCATCGTGGGTCTTTGCCGGCTCGTGGTTCGGATGGCTGGGAGCCTTGGTGGCGATCACCGCCGTGGCGCTGGCGGTCGCCTGGCTGGCTCCCTGCATCTTGCGCACCTACTTCGGCCTGGTCGAGCGGTGTTGGTATGCGGCGATGCTCGCCTGGCTGTTGGCCACGGCGGTTGGTCTGCTCGTCGGCTGA
- a CDS encoding RNA polymerase sigma factor, with the protein MARAAKVHVGPLVSGRLTKAVGVDASLLRSSVPKVLAVLVRRGADFATAEDAVQEALIKALGAWERTVPDDPTAWLTTVAWRSYLDLMRSQSARSDRERRVATEPRPGDASGADDTLALYFLCAHPTLSPSSAVALTLRAVGGLTTRQIAEAYLVPEATMAQRISRAKAKVSGVSLDQPGDLVAVMHVLYLMFNEGYSGDVDLAAEAIALALRLARVVDDPEVAGLASLMLLHHARRPARTRTDGSLVPLAEQDRCLWDVGSIAEGVTLLQRALAEDRLGPYQAQAAIAALHADARSVKETDWIQIVEWYDELLALTDTPVVRLNRAVAVCEADGAPSGLAALGEVDEGVPRRSAVAAYLHERNGAFQTAAQLYAEAALQAPSLPERQHLTRQAARINQLLRDR; encoded by the coding sequence ATGGCTCGAGCTGCGAAAGTTCATGTCGGCCCCCTCGTCAGCGGACGTCTGACCAAGGCGGTGGGTGTCGACGCATCGCTGCTGCGCTCGTCAGTACCCAAGGTGCTCGCCGTCCTCGTCCGTCGCGGAGCCGACTTTGCGACGGCCGAGGACGCCGTGCAGGAGGCGCTGATCAAGGCGCTCGGTGCATGGGAGCGGACCGTGCCCGACGACCCCACGGCCTGGCTGACCACCGTTGCGTGGCGGTCGTACCTCGACCTGATGCGGTCGCAGTCGGCCCGCAGCGACCGGGAACGGCGCGTGGCCACCGAACCCCGGCCGGGCGACGCTTCGGGTGCCGACGACACGCTGGCGCTCTACTTCCTGTGCGCCCACCCGACGCTGTCGCCGTCATCGGCGGTTGCGTTGACGCTTCGTGCGGTCGGGGGGCTGACCACCCGACAGATTGCCGAGGCATACCTGGTGCCGGAGGCGACGATGGCTCAACGCATCAGCCGGGCCAAGGCCAAGGTGTCCGGCGTCAGCCTCGACCAGCCCGGCGACCTCGTCGCCGTGATGCACGTGTTGTATCTGATGTTCAACGAGGGCTACTCCGGCGACGTCGACCTGGCGGCCGAGGCCATTGCGCTGGCGCTGCGGCTGGCCCGTGTCGTCGACGACCCCGAGGTGGCCGGGCTGGCGTCCCTGATGCTGTTACACCACGCCCGACGACCGGCCCGAACCCGCACCGACGGCAGCCTGGTGCCGCTGGCCGAACAGGACCGCTGCCTGTGGGACGTCGGGTCGATCGCCGAGGGCGTGACGCTGTTGCAGCGGGCGCTCGCCGAGGACCGGCTTGGGCCGTACCAGGCCCAGGCTGCAATCGCGGCGCTGCACGCCGACGCACGCAGCGTGAAGGAGACCGACTGGATCCAGATCGTCGAGTGGTACGACGAGCTGCTCGCGCTCACCGACACACCCGTCGTGAGGCTCAACCGGGCGGTGGCGGTGTGCGAGGCCGATGGAGCACCTTCGGGGCTGGCGGCACTGGGAGAGGTCGACGAGGGCGTGCCCCGACGCAGCGCGGTGGCGGCCTATTTGCACGAACGCAACGGTGCCTTCCAGACGGCTGCGCAGTTGTACGCGGAAGCGGCGCTCCAGGCGCCCAGCCTGCCGGAACGTCAGCACCTGACCAGGCAGGCCGCCCGGATCAATCAGCTCCTGCGCGACCGGTGA
- a CDS encoding dihydrofolate reductase family protein: protein MRQLTYQVAVSLDGYIAAAGGSFDAFAQTGDHIDALLDEWPETMPGHVLAALGVEATTNTFDTVIMGWNTFAVGLPHGIDSPYPHLRQYVLSRTRRLEDVGVGVELVSDDPIALVRSLKGEPGAGIWLCGGGVVAAAVRDEIDRLVLKINPVMLGDGIPLFQPGPAPTRSFQLESSRRFDSGVLMAAYRASGC, encoded by the coding sequence ATGCGACAACTCACCTATCAGGTCGCCGTCAGCCTCGACGGCTACATCGCCGCCGCCGGCGGATCGTTCGATGCGTTCGCTCAGACCGGCGACCACATCGATGCGCTGCTGGACGAGTGGCCCGAGACCATGCCCGGCCACGTGTTGGCAGCGCTCGGTGTCGAGGCGACAACCAATACGTTCGACACCGTAATCATGGGGTGGAACACATTCGCCGTAGGGCTGCCGCACGGCATCGACAGCCCCTACCCGCACCTGCGCCAGTACGTCCTCAGTCGAACGCGCCGCCTCGAGGATGTGGGCGTCGGCGTCGAGCTTGTGTCCGACGATCCGATTGCCCTGGTTCGCTCCTTAAAAGGAGAGCCCGGGGCGGGGATCTGGCTGTGTGGCGGGGGAGTGGTTGCGGCTGCGGTTCGCGACGAGATCGACCGCCTGGTATTGAAGATCAACCCGGTGATGCTCGGCGATGGCATCCCGTTGTTCCAACCCGGCCCTGCCCCGACCCGTTCGTTCCAGCTTGAGTCCAGCCGACGGTTTGACTCCGGGGTTCTGATGGCGGCCTACCGTGCGTCCGGGTGCTGA
- a CDS encoding FAD-dependent monooxygenase encodes MDQHDASAQDHAVVVAGGGPTGLMLAGELAIAGVDVAIVERRADQSLDGSRSGGLHARTLELLDQRGIVDRFVEAGQTHPALGYSGLWLDITDFPTRHPYVLALWQKDFEPILAGWIDELGVPFYRQTDVAGFVQDDDGVETELADGRVLRSQFLVGCDGGRSTVRTAAGIDFVGVDAATSWIIAEVVMDGEPEVGMRHDSLGTHGIGPSGHDGLMRVVLTERELGDGRPDLDDLRAALEVVYGSDFGLRSADWISRFTDMTRQATTYRDRRVLLAGDAAHVHPPQGGQGLNIGVQDAVNLGWKLAQVVDGVSPGSLLDTYTDERHPVGARVLRNTMVQAALGKPDDRHQALRDAMSELLEMDEPRRHVAAMLSGLDVHYDLSAGHPLLGRRMPDLDLDTAQGRIRVFDLLHEARPVLLNLAGSGDVDIGPWADRVTVVAATHSGAWELPVIGEVPAPAAVLIRPDGYVAWTGDVGKDDLPAALTAWFGASTDR; translated from the coding sequence ATGGATCAACACGACGCGTCGGCGCAAGATCATGCGGTGGTTGTTGCAGGAGGTGGGCCGACCGGCTTGATGCTGGCGGGAGAACTGGCGATCGCGGGCGTCGACGTCGCCATCGTCGAACGGCGAGCGGACCAGAGCCTGGACGGCTCCCGCTCGGGCGGGCTGCACGCCCGCACGCTCGAGCTGCTCGACCAGCGCGGCATCGTCGATCGGTTCGTCGAGGCCGGGCAGACGCACCCGGCCCTCGGCTACTCCGGGCTCTGGCTGGATATCACCGATTTCCCGACCCGCCACCCCTACGTGCTGGCGTTGTGGCAGAAGGACTTCGAGCCGATCCTGGCCGGCTGGATCGACGAGCTCGGGGTGCCGTTCTACCGGCAGACCGACGTGGCCGGCTTCGTCCAGGACGACGACGGCGTCGAGACCGAACTGGCCGATGGCCGGGTGCTGCGCAGCCAGTTTCTGGTGGGATGCGACGGTGGCCGCAGCACGGTCCGGACTGCCGCCGGCATCGATTTTGTCGGGGTGGATGCAGCCACCAGCTGGATCATCGCCGAGGTGGTGATGGACGGCGAACCCGAGGTGGGGATGCGACACGACAGCCTTGGCACCCACGGCATCGGCCCGAGCGGTCACGACGGGTTGATGCGCGTGGTGCTGACCGAACGGGAGCTCGGCGACGGCCGCCCCGACCTCGACGACCTGCGCGCCGCCCTCGAAGTTGTCTACGGCAGCGACTTTGGCCTGCGCAGCGCCGACTGGATCTCCAGGTTCACCGACATGACCCGCCAGGCGACGACCTACCGCGACCGGCGGGTGCTGCTGGCCGGCGATGCCGCCCACGTCCACCCGCCGCAGGGCGGCCAGGGCCTCAACATCGGCGTTCAGGATGCGGTCAACCTGGGTTGGAAGCTCGCCCAGGTGGTCGACGGCGTCTCACCGGGCAGCCTGCTCGACACCTACACGGACGAACGCCACCCGGTCGGCGCCCGGGTGCTGCGCAACACGATGGTTCAGGCGGCGCTCGGCAAGCCCGACGATCGGCACCAGGCGCTGCGTGACGCGATGAGCGAACTGCTCGAGATGGACGAACCACGTCGCCACGTGGCCGCCATGCTCTCCGGTCTCGACGTCCACTACGACCTGAGCGCCGGCCACCCGCTGTTGGGACGGCGGATGCCCGACCTCGACCTCGACACCGCCCAAGGGCGGATCCGGGTGTTCGATCTGCTCCACGAGGCCCGGCCGGTCCTGTTGAACCTCGCCGGTTCGGGCGACGTCGACATCGGGCCGTGGGCCGACCGGGTCACCGTGGTCGCCGCCACGCACAGCGGTGCGTGGGAGCTGCCGGTCATCGGCGAGGTGCCGGCTCCCGCCGCAGTGCTGATCCGCCCCGACGGCTACGTCGCATGGACCGGCGACGTCGGCAAGGACGATCTGCCCGCAGCGCTGACCGCCTGGTTCGGCGCGTCCACAGACCGCTGA
- a CDS encoding TetR/AcrR family transcriptional regulator, translating to MAANALRREALLDAAIAVLAERGTRGLTFRAVDANAGTPVGTASNYFANRDELIAQVFEQIGVRLAPDPDEVDRLSQRTPSTELFADYMRYIVARLSAERDVTIALFELRLEASRNPRIAELVQNWVSTGFAADVAFNDGAGLPGGREQLALFHYALDGLMLDRLTAPIDPSTSTDQVIDRLVDGLLK from the coding sequence ATGGCTGCCAACGCTCTACGACGCGAGGCGCTCCTCGACGCCGCCATCGCTGTCCTCGCCGAACGGGGCACCCGAGGGCTGACGTTCCGAGCGGTCGACGCCAACGCCGGCACCCCGGTCGGCACCGCATCCAACTACTTCGCCAACCGGGACGAGCTGATCGCTCAGGTTTTCGAACAGATTGGCGTCCGCCTGGCGCCTGACCCCGACGAGGTTGACCGGCTGTCGCAGCGGACGCCCTCCACGGAGCTGTTCGCCGACTACATGCGCTACATCGTCGCCCGGCTCTCGGCCGAGCGCGACGTGACCATCGCACTGTTCGAACTGCGCCTCGAGGCGAGCCGAAACCCCAGGATCGCCGAGCTGGTGCAGAACTGGGTCAGCACAGGGTTTGCCGCCGACGTGGCCTTCAACGATGGGGCGGGCCTGCCCGGCGGCCGAGAACAGCTCGCGCTGTTCCACTATGCGCTCGACGGACTCATGCTCGATCGCCTGACGGCGCCGATCGATCCGTCGACGTCGACCGACCAGGTCATCGATCGGCTCGTCGATGGGCTACTGAAGTAG
- a CDS encoding zinc ribbon domain-containing protein: MAETPNTICPNCGTPAADQTHFCASCGTELPMQVEPQVDGAAPRAWWVIGGIAVALIIAGIAALLLLRDDGSVSTEDVVAEPGATETSLSTTTGVPPAEAQPAAGDTEETRAPTTKGPASTTTPRQSPTTKGSQTTTAAPSPTSAPTTEPEAAPTDRSEVAAGLVGDAIENCGGLGFVDTIKGSPTGNDSIYKVEARFVWDDSDPFTASYTVDVDSGSITTADSEAAYLACL, encoded by the coding sequence ATGGCCGAAACCCCCAACACCATCTGCCCCAACTGCGGGACCCCCGCCGCAGACCAAACCCACTTCTGTGCCTCGTGTGGCACCGAACTCCCGATGCAGGTCGAGCCCCAGGTGGACGGCGCAGCACCCCGAGCGTGGTGGGTCATCGGCGGAATCGCCGTGGCTCTCATCATTGCGGGGATCGCAGCGTTGCTCCTGCTCCGCGATGACGGGTCTGTCTCCACCGAGGACGTCGTAGCCGAGCCAGGTGCCACCGAGACATCCCTCTCGACGACCACCGGGGTGCCGCCCGCCGAAGCTCAGCCCGCCGCCGGCGACACCGAAGAGACGCGGGCGCCGACCACCAAGGGTCCAGCGTCCACCACCACCCCCAGGCAGTCGCCGACGACCAAGGGTTCGCAGACGACCACAGCCGCCCCGAGCCCGACGTCAGCGCCGACCACTGAACCCGAAGCGGCACCGACCGACCGAAGCGAAGTGGCCGCCGGACTCGTCGGTGACGCCATCGAGAACTGCGGAGGGCTGGGGTTTGTCGACACCATCAAGGGTTCCCCGACCGGCAACGACAGCATCTACAAGGTTGAGGCCCGCTTCGTGTGGGACGACTCCGACCCATTCACCGCCTCCTACACGGTCGACGTCGACTCGGGCAGCATCACCACCGCCGATTCGGAGGCGGCGTACCTGGCCTGCCTGTGA
- a CDS encoding YciI family protein has translation MAKYLLLKHYRGAPAPINNVSMDRWSPEEVDAHVQFMHDLNSRLETTGEFVDGQGLSPDGMWVRSDGAGKPPVTDGPFAESKDLIAGWLVIDVESEERAIEIAGELSAAPGAGGEPIHEWLELRKFMSAPSSADV, from the coding sequence ATGGCCAAGTACCTGCTGCTCAAGCACTACCGGGGAGCTCCGGCACCGATCAACAACGTTTCGATGGACCGGTGGTCGCCGGAGGAGGTCGATGCTCACGTTCAGTTCATGCACGACCTCAACTCGCGGTTGGAGACGACCGGCGAGTTCGTTGACGGCCAGGGCCTGTCGCCCGACGGGATGTGGGTTCGCTCCGATGGGGCGGGCAAGCCGCCCGTCACCGACGGGCCGTTCGCCGAGTCCAAGGACCTGATCGCCGGATGGTTGGTGATCGACGTCGAGAGCGAGGAGCGTGCCATCGAGATCGCCGGCGAGCTCTCCGCTGCGCCTGGTGCGGGCGGCGAGCCGATCCACGAATGGCTCGAGCTGCGAAAGTTCATGTCGGCCCCCTCGTCAGCGGACGTCTGA